The bacterium genomic interval CGGCCGCGCGGCTCCGTTTCCGGTGGAAAACGTCTACCGGTCGATGCGCAAGACGACCTTCGAACAGGTGGAGGGGATGGAGGACCTTCTTCCCTTTCTCGCCACCACCGGCAGCGCCACGCCGTTCATCGGTCTGTTCGGAACCGTGTGGGGGATCATGAACGCCTTCTCCGGCATCGCCGCCACGGGAAACGCCACGCTGGCGACCGTGGCCCCCGGCATCGCCGAGGCCCTCATCGCCACCGCGGCGGGGCTGGCCGCGGCCATCCCCGCCGTCATATCCTACAACTACTTCCTGAGCCGCATCCGGACGGTCCACACCCGGATCGACAGCTTCACCTCCGAATTCATCAACTTCCTCGAGCGCAAGGTCGACAAGGGATGACGCCATGGCGATGATGAGCTCTTCCGGCCGCGCCGGGGATCGAAGGGTCATGGCGGAGATCAACGTCACGCCGCTGGTCGACGTGATGCTCGTCCTCCTCATCATCTTCATGGTCACCGCCCCCATGCTCACCCAGGGGGTAGACGTGAACCTGCCGAAGGCGAGCTCGAAGGCGCTGCGCGGCGACGAGGACCGCCTGATCATCACCGTCGACGCCAACAGCCGCGTCTTCGTGGGGAAGCAGCCCGTCGAGTTCAACCGCCTGGAGGGCGTCCTCCGGGAAATCGTCGCCCGGCGGACCGACCGTCAGGTGTTTTTCCGCGCCGACCGCGCCGTCCCGTACGGCTTTGTCGTGA includes:
- the tolQ gene encoding protein TolQ: MFDTQVLKHVMLAGPVVKLVLLLLIGFSVVSWAIIFLKFRLFKGIERNQAGFARAFAEGKSLSSLYEQAEKGKKSPLTEVFRAGYLELTRIQRERVEAARGEAEQSGRAAPFPVENVYRSMRKTTFEQVEGMEDLLPFLATTGSATPFIGLFGTVWGIMNAFSGIAATGNATLATVAPGIAEALIATAAGLAAAIPAVISYNYFLSRIRTVHTRIDSFTSEFINFLERKVDKG
- the tolR gene encoding protein TolR gives rise to the protein MSSSGRAGDRRVMAEINVTPLVDVMLVLLIIFMVTAPMLTQGVDVNLPKASSKALRGDEDRLIITVDANSRVFVGKQPVEFNRLEGVLREIVARRTDRQVFFRADRAVPYGFVVKVIAEVRNSGIEKLGMVTEPLER